One segment of Aquimarina sp. BL5 DNA contains the following:
- a CDS encoding endonuclease/exonuclease/phosphatase family protein, translating to MRKLVNKIIFFINSVVAFALLMSYLLPYISPQTFPLLSVLSLTVPILIVINVLFLLYWAILLKRKMLLSLIVLILGISHVSSLYKLRGKSSDEISESTLSLFSFNVHAFNRFKWIDSDIIPKDISKLVRDENPDIFCAQEFYNNPDIDFKQYDHKYEYFHHGSQELALVIFSKYPFINKGSLSFKKTANNVIFADIATPSDTIRVYNVHLQSHGISTKTHDLAKADSQKLFKRIQVSFKKQQSQAEQLIEHMKSSPYKNIVMGDFNNTAYSYIYDKIKSENLQDTFKEAGKGFGKTFNFELFPARIDFILVPEDTEVVDFKSFDIELSDHYPIFSRIKL from the coding sequence ATGAGAAAACTGGTTAATAAGATTATATTTTTTATCAATTCGGTAGTGGCTTTTGCATTATTGATGTCATATTTATTGCCATATATTTCTCCGCAAACATTTCCGTTATTATCTGTATTGAGTCTTACTGTACCCATTTTAATTGTTATTAACGTTCTTTTTCTGTTGTATTGGGCAATACTCTTAAAACGTAAGATGTTATTGTCATTAATAGTGCTAATTCTTGGAATTTCTCATGTATCTTCTTTATATAAATTAAGAGGAAAATCATCTGATGAAATTAGTGAAAGTACACTTTCATTGTTCAGTTTTAATGTCCACGCTTTTAATCGGTTTAAATGGATTGATTCGGACATCATACCAAAGGATATTTCTAAATTGGTAAGAGATGAGAACCCTGATATTTTTTGTGCACAAGAGTTTTATAATAATCCAGATATAGATTTTAAGCAATACGATCATAAGTATGAATACTTTCATCACGGTAGTCAAGAATTGGCATTAGTTATTTTTTCTAAATATCCGTTTATAAATAAAGGCTCGCTAAGTTTTAAGAAGACTGCCAATAATGTGATTTTTGCCGATATTGCGACGCCGTCTGATACTATTAGAGTGTACAATGTCCATTTACAATCTCACGGAATTAGTACTAAAACTCATGATTTAGCGAAGGCGGATTCTCAGAAGTTGTTCAAACGGATACAAGTTTCCTTCAAAAAACAACAAAGCCAAGCAGAACAGCTTATCGAGCATATGAAATCATCACCATATAAGAATATCGTAATGGGTGATTTTAATAATACAGCATATTCGTATATATATGACAAGATAAAATCGGAAAACCTTCAGGATACTTTTAAGGAAGCAGGTAAAGGGTTCGGGAAAACCTTTAATTTTGAGCTGTTTCCGGCCAGGATCGATTTTATTTTAGTTCCAGAAGATACTGAAGTAGTAGATTTTAAAAGTTTTGATATAGAACTTTCTGATCACTATCCTATATTTTCAAGAATCAAACTATAG
- a CDS encoding M949_RS01915 family surface polysaccharide biosynthesis protein, which produces MNRFLLFTVLITFFSCGKQTKESKEDSKSQIENIEVLPIQKHATIPMDTTLARKLSKKEMNTIFSNRRQIQLGISNPLYQAYNYKDKSGEYYLLLTDHKNVVNEEKDTLYDNIYGLNLRVEKNQFKKRSTIKGEIDQEWETSIGFWNQYSQLSDLDGDGEVDPIIVYGTTTHSMYEDGRVKIIAYYKKSRVTIKHQNSEISDGRITKISKKLYNFPIQIQEAVIEKMKLMTKNGHAIFADDWEKSIKNKATRLENK; this is translated from the coding sequence ATGAATAGATTTCTACTTTTTACCGTTTTAATAACCTTTTTCTCTTGCGGAAAACAAACTAAAGAATCAAAGGAAGATTCTAAAAGTCAAATAGAAAACATTGAAGTGTTGCCCATACAAAAACACGCTACCATACCCATGGACACAACACTGGCTAGAAAACTTTCCAAAAAAGAGATGAATACTATTTTCTCTAATAGGAGACAGATTCAATTAGGTATTTCTAACCCATTATACCAAGCATATAATTATAAAGACAAATCAGGTGAATATTATTTGTTACTAACTGACCATAAAAATGTCGTAAACGAAGAAAAAGATACCTTATACGATAATATATATGGGTTAAACTTAAGAGTTGAAAAAAATCAATTTAAGAAAAGATCAACAATTAAAGGTGAGATAGATCAAGAATGGGAAACTTCAATCGGTTTCTGGAATCAATACTCACAATTATCAGATCTTGATGGTGACGGTGAAGTAGACCCTATAATAGTATATGGCACCACTACGCATAGTATGTATGAAGATGGTAGAGTAAAAATTATAGCTTATTATAAAAAAAGCAGAGTAACTATTAAACATCAGAACAGTGAAATTTCTGATGGAAGAATTACTAAAATTAGCAAGAAACTCTATAATTTTCCAATACAAATACAAGAAGCTGTAATAGAAAAAATGAAACTAATGACAAAAAATGGCCACGCTATTTTTGCCGATGATTGGGAGAAAAGTATAAAAAATAAAGCTACTCGTTTAGAAAATAAATAA
- a CDS encoding DUF6122 family protein: MFRLIIHYGFHFVIPLAIALLFFPKQWKKVYLIFLGTMLIDIDHLLADPIFDPNRCSIGFHILHSIYAIIIYTILLFPKKTRVVAIGLLWHIITDQLDCWMM, encoded by the coding sequence ATGTTTCGACTAATTATACATTACGGATTTCATTTTGTAATACCGTTAGCTATTGCTTTACTTTTCTTTCCTAAACAATGGAAAAAAGTATATCTCATTTTTCTCGGAACCATGTTGATTGATATTGATCACTTATTGGCAGATCCAATTTTTGATCCAAATCGATGTAGTATTGGATTTCACATTTTGCACAGTATATACGCTATAATCATATATACTATTTTATTATTTCCTAAAAAAACAAGAGTTGTGGCTATAGGGTTACTCTGGCACATTATAACGGATCAATTAGACTGTTGGATGATGTAA
- a CDS encoding WbqC family protein, whose product MKATLLHPMYFGSVEQYVAIAQSDTIVFEHQDNYQKQTYRNRSYIYGANGKLLLTIPIKHIGNGTKQLYKNVRVENEFPWQSIHWKSIQSAYRTSPFFEYYEDEMVHLFEKRKDFLLDFNYECMEVIFDCLQLSSSYTKTKDYKKDPEDLNDMRILVNSKKQETHKLETYIQVFSDKHGFIPNLSILDLLFNEGTNALTYLENQSIF is encoded by the coding sequence TTGAAAGCTACCCTACTTCATCCTATGTATTTTGGATCTGTTGAGCAATATGTCGCAATAGCACAATCGGATACAATTGTTTTTGAGCATCAGGACAATTACCAAAAGCAAACGTATCGAAATAGGAGCTATATCTATGGAGCAAATGGGAAACTCTTATTGACCATACCCATAAAACACATAGGTAATGGAACTAAACAATTGTATAAGAATGTACGCGTAGAAAATGAGTTTCCGTGGCAATCCATACATTGGAAATCTATCCAATCCGCTTACAGAACCTCTCCTTTTTTTGAGTATTACGAAGATGAAATGGTTCATCTTTTCGAAAAAAGAAAAGATTTTTTATTAGATTTCAATTACGAATGTATGGAGGTTATTTTTGATTGCCTACAATTAAGCTCTTCATACACCAAAACTAAAGATTATAAAAAAGATCCAGAAGATCTGAATGATATGAGAATCTTAGTGAATTCTAAAAAACAAGAAACGCATAAACTAGAAACATACATTCAGGTATTTTCGGACAAACACGGTTTCATTCCCAATCTTTCTATTTTAGACCTATTGTTTAATGAAGGAACAAATGCGCTTACCTACCTAGAGAATCAATCAATTTTTTGA
- the lepB gene encoding signal peptidase I yields the protein MTLSEWFIFFLAVQVIHFLGTWKLYVKAGRKAWEAGVPVYNAVVLMKIINRPWWWVILLFIPVINVIMLPVIWVETIRSFGKNATTDTILVIVTLGFYIYYVNYMLDVKHIEDRDLKPKTSTGEWISSILFAVVAATLVHTYFMQPYTIPTGSLERTLLVGDFLFVSKFHYGARTPMTSVSFPMVHDTIPVIKTKSYNSDIQYPYFRLPGFQKIKRNDIVVFSWPVDTVRFFRDPSGIHVYKPIDKKSNYVKRCVGVPGDSLSVVDGYVYINGKQTELPDRAQLQFSYTGTTKGNRFNTQNLYNRYGIKPNEFGYNNEIFQSGGLTEEAATKFKNHPNVTSIKRTITPPGKKEFGIFPNSGKVNWNRDNFGAIYIPEAGKTVKMDLKSFSLYRRIIEVYEGSEMGIDNKLSVNKTQVLLNGNPIDTYTFKQDYYWMMGDNRHNSEDSRAWGYVPANHIVGKPVFIWMSWDTNAKGLFNKIRWERLFTTVGGNGKPVSYFYYFLIALIGYIVFSKYRKRKKAA from the coding sequence ATGACACTATCAGAATGGTTTATATTTTTCCTGGCGGTACAAGTAATACATTTCTTAGGAACTTGGAAATTATACGTTAAAGCAGGAAGAAAAGCTTGGGAAGCAGGAGTACCAGTATACAATGCAGTAGTATTAATGAAAATAATTAATCGTCCGTGGTGGTGGGTTATATTATTGTTTATCCCTGTGATCAATGTAATCATGCTTCCTGTAATATGGGTAGAAACCATTAGAAGTTTTGGGAAAAACGCCACAACAGATACTATACTTGTAATCGTAACATTAGGATTCTATATCTACTATGTAAACTATATGCTAGATGTTAAACACATAGAAGATAGAGATCTAAAACCGAAAACTAGTACTGGAGAATGGATAAGCTCTATTCTTTTTGCAGTAGTTGCAGCGACACTAGTGCATACATACTTTATGCAGCCTTATACCATACCTACTGGATCTTTAGAAAGAACACTATTGGTAGGAGACTTCTTGTTTGTGAGTAAGTTTCATTATGGTGCTAGAACACCTATGACATCGGTTTCTTTTCCTATGGTACATGACACTATTCCAGTAATAAAGACTAAATCATATAATAGCGATATACAATATCCATATTTCAGATTACCAGGTTTTCAGAAAATTAAACGCAATGATATTGTTGTATTTAGCTGGCCAGTCGATACGGTACGTTTTTTTAGAGATCCATCTGGGATTCATGTCTATAAACCTATTGATAAAAAGTCTAATTACGTAAAACGGTGTGTAGGTGTCCCTGGTGATTCCTTATCGGTTGTTGATGGATATGTCTATATCAATGGGAAACAAACTGAGTTACCTGATAGAGCTCAACTACAGTTTTCCTACACGGGGACTACGAAAGGTAATCGTTTTAATACCCAAAATCTGTACAATCGTTATGGGATTAAACCAAACGAGTTTGGTTATAATAATGAAATATTTCAATCAGGAGGACTAACAGAAGAAGCTGCTACTAAGTTTAAAAATCATCCTAATGTAACTAGCATAAAAAGAACAATCACTCCTCCTGGAAAGAAAGAGTTTGGTATTTTTCCTAATAGTGGCAAAGTAAACTGGAACCGAGATAATTTTGGTGCCATTTATATCCCGGAAGCTGGAAAAACAGTAAAAATGGACCTTAAAAGTTTTTCTTTATATCGAAGAATCATAGAAGTCTATGAAGGATCTGAAATGGGAATTGACAATAAATTATCTGTTAATAAAACTCAGGTATTATTAAACGGAAATCCTATCGACACATATACTTTTAAACAAGATTATTACTGGATGATGGGTGACAATCGTCATAATAGTGAGGATAGTCGGGCTTGGGGGTATGTACCAGCAAATCATATTGTAGGGAAACCTGTTTTTATCTGGATGAGCTGGGATACCAATGCCAAAGGACTTTTTAATAAAATACGATGGGAGCGTCTATTTACCACAGTAGGTGGTAACGGAAAGCCTGTATCTTATTTCTATTACTTCTTGATCGCGCTGATTGGTTATATAGTTTTTAGCAAGTATCGAAAAAGAAAGAAAGCAGCGTAA
- the dapB gene encoding 4-hydroxy-tetrahydrodipicolinate reductase has protein sequence MNIALLGYGRMGKTIEKIATERGHTIVLTVDKDDKEYDVSVADVAIDFSIPSAAVNNITNCFNAGVPIVSGTTGWLDHYDHIVSLCKEKRGGFIYASNYSLGVNLFFELNKKLANMMNPIDGYDIHMEEIHHTQKLDAPSGTAITLAEGIIENTDKDAWQLDKGDDNTIPIVAKRIENVPGTHTVTYTSAVDDIEIKHTAHNRQGFALGAVVAAEWLSGKTGVFGMKDVLGL, from the coding sequence ATGAATATTGCGCTACTAGGATATGGCAGAATGGGTAAAACCATAGAAAAAATTGCTACAGAAAGAGGTCATACTATTGTACTCACCGTAGATAAGGATGATAAAGAATATGATGTATCTGTTGCTGATGTAGCTATTGATTTTAGCATTCCATCCGCTGCAGTAAATAACATTACGAACTGCTTTAACGCTGGGGTACCTATTGTTTCAGGAACCACAGGTTGGCTGGATCATTATGATCATATCGTATCTCTTTGTAAGGAAAAAAGAGGTGGTTTTATTTACGCTTCAAATTACAGCTTAGGGGTTAACCTATTTTTTGAATTAAACAAAAAATTAGCTAACATGATGAATCCAATAGATGGATATGACATCCATATGGAAGAAATTCATCATACTCAGAAATTGGATGCTCCTAGCGGAACGGCAATTACATTAGCAGAAGGGATTATAGAAAACACTGATAAGGATGCTTGGCAATTAGACAAGGGAGACGATAACACAATTCCTATTGTAGCAAAAAGAATTGAAAACGTTCCTGGTACACATACGGTTACCTATACATCAGCAGTAGATGATATAGAAATCAAACATACTGCACATAATCGTCAGGGATTCGCACTTGGTGCCGTTGTAGCTGCAGAATGGTTATCTGGTAAAACAGGAGTTTTCGGGATGAAAGACGTTTTAGGTCTATAA
- a CDS encoding DUF5683 domain-containing protein, which produces MKTKSFYIILFLFFCVHSIFSQEENENEELKVVTEEVAVKKKKKKNQKLRPYEPLAPARAAFYSAILPGLGQAHTGKYWKIPIVYGALGAGIYYYKFNNDLYTEARDFYKSRLAGVPDDPTNRLSVLTNEQLIDRQRRFRKDQELSIMITVGLYVLNIIDANVTAHLQQFNVSKDLSFKPKVNFNELGGKPNYGMSLNYSF; this is translated from the coding sequence GTGAAAACTAAGTCCTTTTATATTATCCTATTCCTGTTTTTTTGTGTTCATTCTATTTTTTCTCAAGAAGAGAATGAAAACGAAGAACTAAAAGTGGTTACTGAAGAAGTAGCCGTAAAAAAGAAGAAGAAAAAGAATCAAAAATTAAGACCTTATGAACCCTTAGCTCCTGCTCGGGCGGCTTTTTATTCAGCTATCTTACCAGGACTCGGACAAGCTCATACCGGAAAGTATTGGAAAATACCGATTGTTTATGGTGCGCTGGGAGCCGGAATATATTATTATAAATTTAATAATGATTTGTATACCGAAGCTCGTGATTTTTATAAAAGTAGATTAGCAGGTGTCCCAGATGATCCGACCAATAGATTATCTGTTCTTACTAATGAACAATTAATAGATCGACAACGACGCTTTAGAAAGGATCAGGAATTATCAATAATGATTACAGTAGGTTTATATGTACTAAATATCATTGATGCCAATGTAACTGCTCATTTACAGCAATTTAATGTTTCTAAAGACCTATCCTTTAAACCAAAAGTAAATTTTAATGAATTAGGTGGTAAACCCAATTATGGTATGTCACTAAATTACAGTTTCTAA
- a CDS encoding ParB/RepB/Spo0J family partition protein encodes MAKAKKKQALGRGLSALLKDPENDIKSAEDKNADKVVGNIIELDLTSIEVNPFQPRTSFNDETLQELATSIKEIGVIQPITVRKLDFDKYQLVSGERRFRASKLVGLKTIPAYIRIADDQESLTMALVENIQRQDLDPIEISLSYQRLIDEIKLTQEQLSDRVGKKRSTIANYLRLLKLDPIVQTGIRDGFISMGHGRALINIQDQQQQLDIYEKIIGDSLSVRNTEKLVRSLNNKEEKPTTEKTESKAPQYILKGIKDFSEYFGAKIDVKVSSNGRGKLIIPFSSEEDFKRLKKLIDSEN; translated from the coding sequence ATGGCGAAGGCAAAGAAAAAACAAGCTTTAGGCAGAGGGTTATCAGCTTTACTGAAAGACCCGGAAAATGATATCAAATCGGCAGAAGATAAAAATGCCGATAAAGTGGTTGGAAATATTATAGAATTGGATCTCACTAGTATTGAAGTAAATCCTTTTCAGCCGCGTACAAGTTTTAATGATGAAACACTACAAGAACTTGCTACTTCTATAAAAGAAATAGGTGTAATCCAGCCGATTACAGTTCGTAAGTTAGATTTTGACAAGTATCAACTAGTAAGTGGAGAAAGACGTTTTAGAGCGTCTAAATTGGTTGGATTAAAAACCATTCCCGCCTATATTCGTATTGCAGATGACCAAGAGTCATTGACAATGGCACTGGTAGAAAATATTCAACGTCAGGATTTAGACCCTATCGAGATTTCATTATCCTATCAAAGATTAATCGATGAGATTAAACTAACCCAAGAACAATTAAGTGATCGTGTAGGTAAAAAAAGATCTACGATTGCTAATTACTTAAGATTATTAAAATTAGATCCTATTGTACAAACTGGTATTCGAGATGGATTTATCTCTATGGGTCATGGAAGAGCATTGATTAATATCCAAGATCAGCAACAACAGCTTGATATTTATGAAAAAATTATTGGAGATTCATTATCTGTTCGTAACACTGAAAAATTAGTTAGGTCTTTAAATAACAAAGAAGAAAAACCTACTACTGAAAAAACGGAAAGTAAAGCTCCCCAATATATCCTAAAAGGAATCAAAGATTTCTCAGAGTATTTTGGAGCAAAGATTGACGTGAAGGTTTCCAGTAACGGACGTGGGAAATTAATTATCCCGTTTTCTTCAGAAGAAGATTTTAAACGCCTAAAGAAACTCATTGATAGTGAAAACTAA
- a CDS encoding ParA family protein, protein MGKIIAIANQKGGVGKTTTSVNLAASLGVLEKKVLLIDADPQANATSGLGLDVESIEKGTYQILEHTIKPEEAILETNSPNVDIIPAHIDLVAIEIELVDKDEREYMLKKAIEHLKSAYDYILIDCAPSLGLLTLNALTASDSVIIPIQCEYFALEGLGKLLNTIKSVQKIHNQHLDIEGLLLTMYDSRLRLSNQVVEEVQKHFNEMVFKTIIQRNIRLSEAPSYGESIINYDASSKGASNYLSLAHEIIKKNS, encoded by the coding sequence ATGGGTAAAATAATAGCGATTGCCAATCAAAAAGGTGGTGTTGGTAAAACAACCACTTCTGTAAATTTAGCAGCTTCTCTAGGAGTATTAGAGAAAAAAGTATTACTAATAGATGCAGACCCTCAAGCCAATGCGACTTCGGGACTGGGACTAGACGTGGAAAGTATTGAAAAAGGAACCTATCAGATTCTGGAACATACTATTAAACCTGAAGAGGCAATATTAGAGACTAATTCTCCTAATGTAGATATTATACCAGCGCATATTGATCTGGTGGCTATAGAGATTGAACTAGTAGATAAGGACGAACGAGAATATATGCTAAAAAAGGCTATTGAACATCTTAAATCAGCATATGATTATATTTTGATAGACTGCGCTCCATCACTTGGTTTGTTAACACTTAATGCACTTACAGCATCGGATTCGGTAATTATTCCTATTCAATGTGAATATTTTGCGCTTGAAGGTTTAGGAAAATTACTAAATACAATAAAAAGTGTTCAGAAAATCCACAATCAACATCTGGATATCGAAGGGTTATTGTTAACCATGTATGACTCTAGGTTGCGATTATCTAATCAAGTAGTCGAAGAAGTACAAAAACATTTTAATGAAATGGTTTTTAAAACAATCATTCAGAGAAATATCCGTTTAAGCGAAGCACCTAGTTATGGCGAAAGCATAATAAATTACGATGCTTCTAGTAAAGGTGCCAGCAATTACTTAAGTTTGGCGCACGAGATTATAAAGAAAAATAGTTAA
- a CDS encoding pitrilysin family protein has product MKRKKISIALIGAFLCSIPLTIIAQTTNKESGVSNSIENEAKIPVDPNVKIGKLDNGLTYYIRNNGKPEDKVELRLVVNAGSILENENQLGLAHFMEHMNFNGTKNFKKNDLIDYLQTIGVKFGADLNAYTSFDQTVYILPIPSDDPEKLEKGFQIIEDWAHNAELTEEGIDGERGVVLEEYRIGKGANERMLQKYLPIIAYNSKYSERLPIGTKENLENFKYEDVRSYYKDWYRPDLMSVVAVGDLDVTILEQKIKDHFSGIQMPENPKKRETYGTPNHKETLIAVVSDKEASNSIVRLMYKDREISEPMTTVSDYRKNIVEGVFTQMMNNRLNELRNKPNPPFVFAGSSHSGIFARNKKAYQSFALTSETGQLNALKVILQENKRVQQYGFKKGELDRAKKDISARWEKSFKDKDKRESNRIIGEYINNYLEQEPIPGIEWEYEYTISQLPTITLEEVNELIKNFLHDDNRVVVMTGPEKEGLKQVTKEEIISLLNAVETSEIEDYKDEEVRENLIENMPVPGKIVSSKTNEKLGYTVLELSNGARITYKKTDFKNDEILFSAFSYGGNSLYTDEEYLQITFGSGSVSQTGLGGLSRNDIRKVMSGKIVALSPYIGSISEGFNGFTTPKDMETLFQQLYLYFTDVNKDEKAFRTELEKQKGFLTNYLSNPQNYFSEAFNKFQYGESPRYTGFPTSEKLDAVNYELAYQKYKERFAGVGGFNFYLVGSIEEVKLKEYVEKYIASLPDTGKDETYNVSDFRPISGAHEKIVYKGKDPKSSVNIIWRGETEYNKSEDLAIKVLGEVLSIKLIEKLREEESGVYGVGARGRLNKLPYGSYNFSISFPCGPENVKKLTDAAIAELQKIVKEGPTDKDLSKIKESRLLDYKEKSKQNSFWLSNLQNADYNQTPIVIGETYAETIIKLSKQDIQNVAKKYVDAGYILGILMPEKE; this is encoded by the coding sequence ATGAAGAGGAAAAAAATTTCTATAGCGCTTATCGGAGCATTTTTATGTAGCATCCCACTTACTATAATTGCACAAACAACTAATAAAGAATCGGGAGTATCTAATAGTATAGAAAATGAGGCAAAAATCCCGGTAGACCCTAATGTAAAAATAGGAAAATTAGATAATGGCCTCACCTATTACATCCGAAACAATGGAAAACCAGAAGATAAAGTAGAACTAAGGCTAGTTGTAAATGCAGGATCCATTTTAGAAAATGAAAATCAATTAGGACTTGCTCATTTTATGGAGCACATGAACTTCAATGGCACGAAGAATTTCAAAAAGAATGATCTGATTGACTACTTACAAACTATTGGAGTAAAATTTGGCGCAGATTTGAATGCATATACCAGCTTTGACCAAACAGTGTATATATTGCCTATCCCTAGTGATGATCCCGAAAAGTTAGAAAAAGGTTTCCAAATAATTGAAGATTGGGCGCACAATGCGGAGCTAACAGAAGAAGGGATTGATGGAGAAAGAGGTGTTGTCCTAGAAGAGTATCGCATAGGTAAAGGTGCTAATGAAAGAATGCTTCAAAAATACTTACCCATAATTGCCTATAATTCTAAATATTCTGAACGTTTGCCTATAGGTACAAAAGAAAATCTCGAAAACTTTAAATATGAAGATGTAAGAAGCTATTATAAAGATTGGTACAGACCTGATTTAATGTCAGTAGTTGCTGTTGGAGATCTCGATGTTACAATTTTAGAACAAAAGATAAAAGATCATTTCAGCGGTATCCAAATGCCAGAGAATCCTAAAAAAAGAGAAACTTATGGCACGCCAAATCACAAGGAAACTCTTATCGCGGTAGTTTCAGACAAAGAAGCATCTAACTCTATTGTAAGACTAATGTATAAGGATAGAGAGATTTCAGAACCAATGACTACGGTAAGTGATTACAGAAAGAATATTGTAGAGGGGGTTTTTACTCAAATGATGAATAACCGTCTTAACGAACTAAGAAACAAACCCAATCCACCTTTCGTATTTGCAGGGAGTAGCCACAGTGGCATTTTCGCAAGAAATAAGAAAGCATATCAGTCGTTCGCTTTGACTTCTGAAACTGGACAACTTAATGCTTTGAAAGTAATTCTACAGGAGAACAAAAGAGTACAACAATACGGATTCAAAAAAGGAGAACTGGATAGAGCAAAAAAAGATATTTCGGCAAGATGGGAAAAATCGTTCAAGGATAAAGATAAAAGAGAATCTAATAGAATCATAGGAGAATATATTAATAACTACCTTGAACAGGAACCTATTCCTGGAATCGAATGGGAATATGAATATACAATATCACAATTACCAACCATTACTCTAGAAGAAGTAAATGAGTTAATTAAGAATTTTTTACACGATGATAACCGTGTCGTAGTAATGACTGGACCAGAAAAAGAAGGACTAAAGCAGGTTACAAAAGAAGAAATCATTTCCTTATTAAATGCAGTAGAGACTTCTGAAATCGAAGATTATAAGGACGAAGAAGTTCGTGAAAACCTGATCGAAAATATGCCGGTTCCTGGAAAAATCGTTTCTTCTAAAACTAATGAAAAATTAGGTTATACAGTTCTAGAATTAAGCAACGGAGCAAGAATCACCTATAAAAAAACTGATTTTAAAAACGATGAAATTTTATTTTCTGCATTTAGTTATGGAGGAAACTCTTTATATACTGATGAAGAATATCTGCAAATTACTTTTGGAAGTGGTAGTGTATCACAAACCGGTTTAGGTGGACTATCACGTAATGACATCAGGAAAGTGATGTCTGGAAAAATTGTCGCATTAAGCCCCTATATAGGTAGCATCTCTGAAGGTTTCAATGGTTTTACAACTCCTAAAGATATGGAAACACTATTCCAACAACTGTATTTATACTTTACGGATGTAAATAAAGATGAGAAAGCATTTAGAACAGAACTAGAAAAACAAAAAGGATTTTTAACAAATTATCTTTCTAATCCACAAAATTATTTTAGTGAAGCGTTTAATAAATTTCAATATGGGGAAAGCCCAAGATATACTGGTTTTCCTACTTCAGAAAAATTAGATGCCGTTAATTATGAACTTGCGTACCAAAAATATAAAGAGAGATTTGCAGGTGTTGGCGGGTTCAATTTCTACCTAGTAGGAAGTATTGAGGAAGTTAAACTGAAAGAATATGTAGAAAAGTATATTGCTAGTTTACCAGACACTGGCAAAGATGAAACCTATAACGTTTCCGATTTTAGGCCAATATCTGGAGCTCATGAAAAAATAGTATACAAAGGTAAAGACCCCAAAAGCTCTGTAAATATAATTTGGAGAGGTGAAACAGAATATAATAAATCCGAAGATTTAGCCATAAAAGTTCTGGGAGAAGTCCTTTCTATTAAGTTAATTGAAAAACTGAGAGAAGAAGAAAGTGGTGTTTATGGTGTCGGTGCTAGAGGAAGACTTAACAAACTACCCTATGGAAGTTATAACTTTAGCATAAGTTTTCCTTGCGGTCCGGAAAACGTAAAAAAATTAACTGATGCCGCTATTGCCGAGTTACAAAAAATCGTAAAAGAAGGACCAACTGATAAGGATCTTTCTAAAATTAAAGAATCTAGATTATTAGACTATAAAGAAAAAAGTAAACAAAACTCATTTTGGCTGAGCAATCTTCAGAATGCGGATTATAATCAAACACCAATAGTGATTGGAGAAACCTATGCTGAAACTATCATAAAGTTATCTAAACAAGATATTCAGAATGTAGCTAAAAAATATGTAGATGCTGGATATATTTTAGGTATACTAATGCCAGAAAAAGAATAA